The nucleotide sequence AGCATTGGCACATCAATATAGCCTAATATCGTTTATAAAGAAACATACCGGAAGTCAATGAAAATGCCTTCCCGCATAAAAAAACTGTCGGATTATCATAACTCTTCTGTTTGACAGATACGGTCACAGGCGGAGAACTTTTTTTGAAAAAATGATCTGTGCTTAATGATGTGTGGAGAGAAGAGAATACAACTTCTATACTAAAATGTCACGGTTATCGACCAAATTTTGATAATACGAAAACCTGTGCTATCTGCTATTATGTTGCGAGTTGGCTTAACCCATAGGAAATATTCAGTTTTCAGTGCTATCCGCTGGATATTCGAAATTGGTTAAAAAAGCAATAGGTTATCGGACATTCTGATGAGATTGGATCGTATACTTGCAACATAATATTTCTCGTTTTTCCTACCTTTCCGTAATTGGCGGTTGGTTGTGAAACCCCTTTATAGGCTATCCAACCAAGCCATTATGTCTGCGTTGTTCTCCGACTGAAGCAAATCATCTATTTTCTGATCGTCGGTTAAAACGGATTTCATATGCTGGAGAAAGCGGTCCTGAATCTGTCGCCTTCGCTTGAGGTCGAGGTGGAGGTAAATTGTTGAGGACTGAACATTTTCGTGTCCCAAATGATTCTTGATATCTGTAACGGAATCGCCACGATAAAGCATGTGTACGGCACAGGAATGGCGAAAGCTGTGTACGGGGTTAATCGTCTTGAGCCGTTTTTTGGGGAGGGCCTTTTCGAGATATTTCTTGCAGATTCGGTAAATGCCGTGGCGTGTTAATTCTTCACCGCGTTGATTGATAAAAAGCCGGTCCTGATAAGGAGGATTTGGGGACACACGGTATTTACTGATATACAGCTGGAGAAGTTGAACGGTTTTGGGCTCAAGACTGATAATTCGGTAGCGATCTCCCTTTCCCAAAATGGCCAATGTTTTTTGTTGAGGATTGAAGTAGTCAAGTTTTAGCAACGCTATTTCACTGGCCCTGGCGCCCGAGTCATAGAGCAGATGTAGAAGCGTGTAGTCCCGGAAGCCTTCCTTCCTTTTCAGATCGACAGCTTGGAAGATGCTGAGGATTTCTTCCTGATAGAGAAAACCGACTACCGCTTTCTGGGTACGCTTTTGCGGAATATTGATGATCCTATCGGCTATTTGACGATACTCCGGATACATAAATCGGATCATTTTGGCGAATGATTTCAGCGCTGCAAGGCGATGATTTCGTGTTTTTGCAATGTTATTTCGATGCTGCTCCAGATCATCGAGGTATGCCAGGATTAGCTCGGTGGAAAGGTGATCAACTGTGAGAGAGGCGACTTTAATGCTGTGATATTTTGCTGCGAAAGGTAAAAAGAGCTTGAAGGCATCCCGATAGGCTTTGACGGTATGGAGGCTGGTTCCTCTGATGTAGGGAAGGTATCTGTGGAAAAATTCATGAAGTATGGGTGACAGCTTCATATGACATCCAGTTGGGATTTGGAGAAGGCGATCAATCCGGCAACGTGCTTTGCATCGGACACTTTCAGATATGCATGGGTGTACTGATATTTACGATGCCCCATGTAAGCCGCCAGGACAGGTAAGGCATGCTGGGTAGATTCCCCCCGGTCTTTTATTCGCTTTAACGTATTTATGGCGAATGCGTGTCGGAGGCTGTGAGGCGTTGGGTGGCCGAAGGTGACATTCCCAATGTTTTGTTTCGATCTTGCAAGACCAATATCTTTGACCCTCTGGTGGAAGAGAGCACGAACTTGTCTATCGCTTAACCCTTTTTGGCCTTTCCCGGCGAGAAGATAGGGATTCTCGTCATGGGGCATCAGTGATTTGCGCACGGAAAGATAGTTTTCGATTTCCGCCATCACGGATATAGGCATTGGGATCAACCGGTCTTTTCTAAACTTTGTTTTTTCGATATAAATCGTTCCATCATCGACTCTATAATGCGTAAGCAGCAAGCGTACAGGTTCTGAGATTCTCATTCCGCAGCGGGCCACCAGTAGGGTTGCCAGGTACATTGACACATCTGTTAAAAAATCTTTTTTCGTTTTGCGTAATCGATTGGAAATCGCCTGCAGCAGTTGTTCGGTTTCTTCCGGGGAGAAAACAAAAGGGATAAAATACTTCTCCGGAAGGGGTGGAATATCTTGCAGAGGGTTATATGCATAAATGCCTTGGCGTATCAAAAAATTAAAAA is from Candidatus Desulfatibia profunda and encodes:
- a CDS encoding tyrosine-type recombinase/integrase, translated to MKLSPILHEFFHRYLPYIRGTSLHTVKAYRDAFKLFLPFAAKYHSIKVASLTVDHLSTELILAYLDDLEQHRNNIAKTRNHRLAALKSFAKMIRFMYPEYRQIADRIINIPQKRTQKAVVGFLYQEEILSIFQAVDLKRKEGFRDYTLLHLLYDSGARASEIALLKLDYFNPQQKTLAILGKGDRYRIISLEPKTVQLLQLYISKYRVSPNPPYQDRLFINQRGEELTRHGIYRICKKYLEKALPKKRLKTINPVHSFRHSCAVHMLYRGDSVTDIKNHLGHENVQSSTIYLHLDLKRRRQIQDRFLQHMKSVLTDDQKIDDLLQSENNADIMAWLDSL
- a CDS encoding tyrosine-type recombinase/integrase, which codes for MKRFESFMAQKLEEYVTYRKNLGYAKEALRPSLSTFDGYLKERNADWNAMQPSFFLQLRANIQKHPNTVNRTLSAIRGFFNFLIRQGIYAYNPLQDIPPLPEKYFIPFVFSPEETEQLLQAISNRLRKTKKDFLTDVSMYLATLLVARCGMRISEPVRLLLTHYRVDDGTIYIEKTKFRKDRLIPMPISVMAEIENYLSVRKSLMPHDENPYLLAGKGQKGLSDRQVRALFHQRVKDIGLARSKQNIGNVTFGHPTPHSLRHAFAINTLKRIKDRGESTQHALPVLAAYMGHRKYQYTHAYLKVSDAKHVAGLIAFSKSQLDVI